A DNA window from Solanum lycopersicum chromosome 3, SLM_r2.1 contains the following coding sequences:
- the LOC101253357 gene encoding uncharacterized protein has translation MDENKGDTTKKQHLSNSPVDPHEQDSPDNTIPLQHPVVSAAPYISSSALYNIPTAAAATSFEQQHQFDAVNTKRPRYTSSQWKFISSHHQQQQQQKAGTILSAESSPISPTAHATTATNIPQTQVPTASSSDTASSPSHSPRPCSEPSKSEGGEQVHQQFRKGKYVSPVWKPNEMLWLARAWKIQYQGSGSSSELVHLEGSPGAGSGRGKTRADKDREVAEFLNRHGVNRDAKTAGTKWDNMLGEFRKVYEWERGAEREQIGKSYFRLSPYERKIHRLPASFDEQVFEELSQFMGSRMRTPQTRIGTQSNSIADDIPTPLIVTKSLPPPPPPFREDELPHSARAKQLVMSRGTETLIHGTRGGFLGFETVQPSSSLDIMGGGPSSSGSKELRRIGKIRMIWEESVSLWAEEGEHHRGRVKLQGCSFLNADEIAFLDDSMVASTMEAFEDGPMKGFSVDRFQSGIQLKVFGRRKSSSPIAPCGPSERLQLPSSEFPIRSTTPWEFQDPTEYYVGCLRSPPPTLPTLFELSWHLQQPPPEELRFPLRRDVFKDLPQGRELFFTTSSTELLDCRGITYDVLTCIMRSNPSLNAATATDRDSYIGLWDDCINRMISKFCSIEMVFVRKSSSSLAETVQDQWPNVTAFLRNFCLWRGEETDQLREGQLDPSSSIVEKFLWSYMDLPYVLGYYAVGFIVTFCALSRSQERIIRTDLYTVDLSTPVERLKALVPCWRIAGLLPLLADKCFHYMSSNFKHLLYTDFERTDFGNGNFMEMTPNTVVRYFSSKRKWLGMKEIYDFLDHRIPHAEFVVRASEKDLALVFKPRGCKFKPVNCDQLIEALKQVTKALVALHDLSFMHRDLGWDKVMRRIDRENEWFITGFDEAVTAPQLYPHGGAAAAGTTGIGRHPPEMGRNYHGVKVDVWGIGQLVKSCGLVGVPKLLRELQNRCLDHNPEQRPTAADCYRHLLQLQSSISAAAAGGY, from the exons ATGGATGAAAACAAAGGAGATACCACCAAGAAACAACATTTATCTAACTCTCCAGTTGACCCTCATGAACAAGATTCACCAGATAATACTATTCCGCTACAGCATCCGGTTGTTTCTGCTGCtccttatatttcttcttctgcacTGTATAATATACCGACTGCTGCTGCTGCTACTTCTTTCGAACAACAGCATCAATTTGATGCTGTTAATACAAAACGGCCAAGATATACTTCAAGTCAATGGAAATTCATTTCTtctcatcatcaacaacaacaacagcagaaGGCTGGTACTATACTGAGTGCGGAATCAAGTCCGATATCGCCTACAGCCCACGCTACTACCGCTACCAATATTCCTCAAACTCAAGTACCAACCGCGTCTTCTTCAGACACGGCTTCTTCTCCTTCCCACTCTCCTCGGCCTTGTTCAGAGCCGAGTAAGAGCGAAGGAGGAGAACAAGTTCACCAACAATTTAGGAAAGGGAAATACGTGAGTCCGGTTTGGAAACCTAACGAGATGTTGTGGTTAGCTAGGGCTTGGAAAATTCAGTACCAAGGTAGTGGTTCATCATCAGAGCTTGTTCATCTAGAAGGTTCTCCAGGAGCAGGAAGTGGAAGAGGCAAAACTAGAGCTGATAAAGATAGAGAAGTGGCTGAGTTTCTCAACAGGCATGGAGTTAACAGAGATGCTAAAACTGCTGGGACTAAATGGGACAATATGTTGGGTGAATTCAGAAAAGTTTATGAATGGGAAAGAGGTGCTGAGAGGGAACAAATTGGAAAGAGTTATTTTAGACTCTCCCCTTATGAAAGGAAGATTCATAGATTACCAGCTTCATTTGATGAACAAGTATTTGAAGAATTATCTCAATTTATGGGCTCAAGAATGAGGACTCCTCAAACTAGAATCGGAACTCAGTCCAATAGTATTGCTGATGATATTCCTACACCTCTCATTGTTACCAAGTCTTTGCCTCCTCCTCCTCCACCCTTCAGGGAAGATGAACTTCCTCACTCTg CGAGGGCGAAACAATTGGTAATGTCAAGGGGAACTGAAACATTAATTCATGGAACAAGAGGTGGGTTCTTAGGGTTTGAAACAGTACAACCATCTTCTTCATTAGATATTATGGGTGGTGGTCCATCTTCTAGTGGTTCAAAGGAGCTTCGGCGCATCGGGAAGATTAGGATGATATGGGAGGAGTCAGTGAGTTTGTGGGCTGAAGAAGGTGAGCATCATAGAGGTAGAGTAAAACTACAAGGTTGCAGTTTTTTAAATGCAGATGAAATTGCATTTTTGGATGATTCTATGGTGGCTAGCACTATGGAGGCCTTTGAAGATGGACCAATGAAAGGCTTTTCTGTTGATAGATTCCAATCTGGGATACAACTCAAAGTCTTTGGCAGAAGAAAATCTTCTTCACCTATTGCTCCTTGtg GTCCAAGTGAAAGATTGCAGCTTCCCTCTTCTGAATTTCCCATCAGAT CAACTACGCCTTGGGAATTTCAAGATCCAACTGAGTACTACGTTGGTTGTCTCAGATCTCCTCCTCCTACACTTCCAACCTTGTTTGAGCTATCATGGCATTTGCAACAGCCACCACCGGAGGAACTCCGTTTCCCTCTCCGACGAGACGTGTTCAAAGACTTGCCTCAAGGGAGAGAATTATTCTTCACAACCTCCTCAACTGAGCTACTAGACTGTAGAGGCATCACTTATGATGTATTGACTTGTATCATGCGTTCAAACCCTAGTCTCAACGCTGCCACCGCAACCGATCGGGATTCCTACATTGGCCTTTGGGATGATTGCATTAACAGGATGATTTCCAAGTTTTGTTCCATCGAAATGGTGTTTGTACGGAAATCTTCGTCTTCTCTCGCGGAGACCGTGCAAGATCAATGGCCTAACGTTACTGCTTTCTTAAGGAATTTTTGCCTGTGGAGAGGAGAGGAAACTGATCAGTTAAGAGAAGGTCAACTAGATCCTTCGTCTTCCATTGTAGAGAAATTCCTTTGGAGTTACATGGACCTTCCTTACGTCTTAGGGTACTATGCCGTTGGATTTATCGTTACGTTCTGCGCGTTGAGTCGATCACAGGAACGAATCATCCGAACCGATCTCTACACTGTGGATCTGTCAACACCAGTGGAAAGATTAAAAGCTTTAGTACCGTGCTGGAGAATCGCCGGATTATTACCGTTATTAGCTGATAAATGCTTCCATTACATGAGTAGCAATTTTAAACATCTTCTGTACACTGATTTTGAGCGGACTGATTTTGGGAATGGAAATTTCATGGAGATGACTCCGAATACAGTTGTGAGATATTTTTCTAGTAAGAGAAAATGGTTGGGGATGAAGGAGATCTACGATTTTCTGGATCACAGAATCCCACACGCCGAATTCGTGGTTAGGGCATCGGAGAAAGATCTGGCGCTGGTGTTCAAGCCTAGAGGTTGCAAATTCAAGCCAGTTAATTGCGATCAATTAATCGAAGCATTGAAACAGGTCACAAAAGCGTTGGTCGCACTTCATGATCTTTCGTTTATGCACAGGGATTTGGGATGGGATAAAGTGATGAGAAGAATCGACAGGGAGAATGAATGGTTCATTACGGGATTTGACGAGGCGGTGACTGCACCGCAGCTGTATCCTCACGGAGGAGCAGCGGCGGCGGGGACGACGGGGATCGGTAGGCATCCGCCGGAGATGGGGAGGAATTATCATGGAGTCAAAGTAGATGTATGGGGAATAGGGCAATTAGTGAAGAGCTGTGGATTAGTAGGGGTGCCGAAATTGCTGAGGGAATTGCAGAATAGGTGTTTGGACCATAACCCGGAGCAAAGACCGACGGCAGCAGACTGCTATCGCCATTTGTTACAGTTACAGTCTTCCATCTCTGCAGCCGCCGCCGGAGGGTATTGA